The following proteins are co-located in the Spirosoma montaniterrae genome:
- a CDS encoding RNA-guided endonuclease InsQ/TnpB family protein, with translation MKITAKIHLRPTPEQAAALLGTLLEANAACNALAQYAFEHKVFKQYDLHKAQYYNLKETFRLSSQLIIRCLSKVADSYKLDKENQRTFRATGGIAYDARILSINPAKSIASIWTVDGRLKIPYTTNAHNQRLLAFQKGESDLVLVKGKYFLLLTCDIPDENTDEFDDVLGVDLGIVSIATDSDGQTFSGAKVEAARQWYAKRRGVLQSVGTKSAKRSLKKLSGKQKRFQRDTNHVISKSLVVKAKATSRAISMENLKGISKQVRKEAKRLRQPQRAKHSNWSFDQLKQFVGYKCQLYGVVLTTIDPRNTSRTCHVCGHCAKANRRSQAEFVCRSCFHSDSADVNAAKNIKLLGRQSTGLWSRSFTFQGQAPRFSRG, from the coding sequence GTGAAGATTACCGCCAAAATACACCTTCGTCCAACACCGGAACAGGCTGCCGCACTCCTGGGTACGCTCCTGGAAGCGAACGCGGCCTGCAATGCACTGGCTCAATATGCCTTTGAGCATAAGGTATTCAAGCAGTATGACCTTCACAAAGCGCAGTACTACAACCTGAAAGAAACGTTCCGGCTCAGTTCTCAACTGATTATTCGCTGTCTGTCCAAAGTAGCTGACAGCTACAAACTCGATAAGGAAAACCAACGAACGTTCAGGGCTACGGGCGGTATCGCCTACGATGCGCGTATTCTTTCCATCAACCCCGCCAAATCCATCGCGTCTATCTGGACAGTTGACGGTCGGCTGAAAATCCCCTACACCACCAATGCCCACAACCAACGATTGCTTGCCTTTCAGAAGGGCGAATCGGACTTGGTCTTGGTGAAGGGGAAGTACTTCCTGCTGTTGACCTGTGATATACCCGACGAAAACACGGATGAGTTTGACGACGTGTTGGGTGTTGATTTGGGCATTGTCTCGATTGCAACCGACAGCGACGGACAGACCTTTAGCGGGGCAAAGGTTGAAGCCGCCCGTCAGTGGTATGCCAAACGTCGGGGTGTTCTGCAAAGCGTTGGTACGAAGTCGGCCAAACGCAGCCTGAAAAAGTTGTCGGGCAAACAAAAACGGTTTCAACGTGATACCAACCACGTAATCAGCAAGTCTCTTGTGGTGAAGGCTAAGGCAACTTCCCGCGCTATCAGCATGGAAAATCTGAAAGGAATTTCTAAGCAGGTACGCAAGGAAGCAAAACGGTTGCGCCAGCCCCAACGGGCTAAACACAGTAATTGGTCGTTCGACCAGTTGAAACAATTCGTCGGCTACAAATGCCAGTTGTACGGCGTTGTTCTCACAACCATTGACCCGCGCAACACGTCCCGAACGTGCCATGTATGCGGGCATTGTGCGAAGGCGAACCGCCGTTCGCAAGCTGAATTTGTATGTCGGTCTTGCTTCCATTCTGACTCTGCCGATGTGAACGCGGCAAAGAACATTAAGTTATTGGGTCGCCAATCAACCGGCCTATGGTCTCGGAGCTTTACGTTTCAGGGACAAGCCCCGCGCTTTAGCCGGGGGTAG
- a CDS encoding Uma2 family endonuclease, with amino-acid sequence MTIAIDSPRRPVPKPKGRVPDRLIYEIMDGRPIYRKGYRDVLSGKKTIEEIIGASTLQSVIVAYLVIQIGIFIDDDAYFILTGESGVHIDHRNNLANDIAIYDQTVLTPAKISKKYADVPPLLAIEIDIDADVADLTETGYLYKKTRKLFAFGVQKIIWVLTDAQVVMIATPERIETVDWNTDVELMSGHAINIGAYLAKKGIRVE; translated from the coding sequence ATGACAATCGCTATTGACAGCCCTCGCCGACCTGTACCGAAGCCCAAAGGCCGGGTGCCTGACCGTCTGATTTACGAAATCATGGACGGCAGGCCCATCTACCGCAAAGGCTACCGCGACGTTTTATCCGGCAAAAAAACGATTGAAGAAATTATAGGGGCCAGCACCTTACAGTCTGTTATTGTAGCCTATTTAGTTATTCAGATTGGCATATTTATTGACGATGACGCCTACTTCATACTCACTGGCGAATCGGGCGTTCACATCGATCACCGCAATAATCTGGCAAACGATATTGCTATCTACGATCAGACCGTACTGACACCCGCCAAAATATCAAAAAAATATGCCGACGTGCCGCCCCTGCTGGCTATCGAAATCGATATTGATGCCGACGTTGCCGACCTGACAGAAACGGGCTACCTCTACAAAAAAACGCGCAAGCTGTTTGCGTTTGGTGTTCAGAAAATTATCTGGGTTTTGACCGACGCGCAGGTAGTGATGATTGCTACGCCCGAACGCATCGAAACCGTTGACTGGAACACCGACGTTGAACTGATGAGCGGCCACGCAATCAACATCGGCGCGTATCTGGCAAAGAAAGGCATTCGGGTGGAGTGA
- a CDS encoding response regulator, with amino-acid sequence MPYSIALLDDHRVVLESFANLLATSGKFEVVGIAHDIASLRAVLASSAVDVLVSDLVMPNQNGADLIPALKAQYPELRVLILSGADDAELIRRAIRAGADGFVTKTADKTELFDALLTVASGRRYVDSRLYDFTESAALTPDTLLTEREAEVARLIIDELSSMQIAERLFISFNTVETHRKHIYQKLGVTTSLGLMKYVLKHGLR; translated from the coding sequence ATGCCGTACTCCATTGCGCTGTTAGACGACCATCGGGTTGTGCTCGAAAGTTTCGCCAATCTGCTTGCCACGTCGGGCAAGTTCGAGGTGGTGGGCATCGCGCACGACATAGCTTCGCTACGGGCAGTGCTGGCCAGTTCGGCAGTCGACGTGCTGGTGTCTGACCTGGTAATGCCAAATCAGAACGGGGCCGACCTGATTCCGGCGTTGAAAGCGCAATATCCCGAGCTGCGGGTGCTCATTCTGTCGGGGGCCGACGATGCCGAGCTGATTCGGCGGGCTATCCGCGCCGGTGCCGACGGTTTCGTAACCAAAACCGCCGACAAGACCGAGCTTTTCGATGCCCTGCTGACCGTGGCTTCGGGTCGGCGGTACGTCGATAGCCGGTTATATGACTTTACCGAATCAGCCGCCCTTACTCCCGATACACTGTTGACGGAACGCGAAGCCGAAGTGGCCCGGCTGATTATCGACGAACTGTCGAGCATGCAGATTGCCGAGCGGCTGTTTATTTCGTTCAACACGGTTGAAACGCACCGCAAGCACATCTACCAGAAGTTAGGCGTTACCACCTCGCTCGGACTGATGAAGTACGTGCTGAAACACGGCCTACGTTAA
- a CDS encoding tetratricopeptide repeat protein translates to MKSIKLLLWLVYCMSLTLPLWAQQYDTPPFNFDRSLDQRYVDSLVQATRTRLLALNRLRPSAMVDTARMEFMHYIAYVHYSGMTHRDSALVIASQLVRLAERHQNTKFQIKGLLLIERYYRGFRLDYPKAIGINYKVLALAETTPELKNYYFWRLYRNLGTISTAIGEYDEAISYLQKAITGFQHDAKSDRIHLADLHKCLADAYKEKRQFDRAETHYLTAWQIVEQMKASLSSKGYLTNDIGSLYNSLNKPAQALPYLRRSVQYWAQLNAPLPQSDALADLANTYLMMNEYDNAINAAKEALTKNQTVLVTRQMAYSVLVRAYERQQDWKNAFAYQQLYNETKQQRQEAVNQTESLRIKARYERERLETTHRQEQLMQQQRYQTLAKQAEIDRLNSMVQANELRRTAQTNALKHQLETQQLKAQSAQKQSVQQSTIRQLKINQLRLGLQAQERQKKQLFAGLAIISLLGLLLLYYSLRLRRSNLALRIKNREIEQALLRGQTIERRRVASELHDQVSSLLGATKMTFQTIDADTLPPREKKLYENSLNLLNDAVARVRQLSHNLIPEQLLQQNLATSLKSLLKQMNTAGKTRFSLTCDLADVRPLLPEVTFHLYVICLELCTNVLRHADATHANLHLSGQNGWLTLQLNDNGIGLNPDADAGMGLQSIRDRAKAIGGQFWLEAGESGGTQATISLPVEQPVLT, encoded by the coding sequence ATGAAGTCAATCAAACTACTGCTGTGGCTGGTGTACTGCATGAGCCTGACGCTTCCGCTATGGGCGCAGCAATACGACACGCCCCCGTTCAATTTCGACCGCAGCCTGGATCAGCGATACGTCGATAGTCTGGTTCAGGCTACCCGAACGCGCCTGCTCGCGCTTAACCGCCTGCGCCCATCGGCTATGGTCGACACGGCCCGGATGGAGTTTATGCATTACATCGCCTACGTGCATTACAGCGGTATGACTCACCGCGATAGTGCGCTCGTAATTGCCAGCCAACTCGTCAGGCTGGCCGAACGCCACCAAAACACCAAGTTTCAGATTAAAGGACTGTTGCTGATCGAGCGGTACTACCGGGGCTTCCGGCTCGACTATCCGAAGGCTATCGGCATCAACTATAAGGTACTTGCCTTAGCCGAAACCACGCCCGAATTGAAGAATTATTATTTCTGGCGGCTGTATCGCAATCTGGGTACGATCAGCACCGCTATTGGCGAATACGATGAAGCCATCTCGTATTTGCAGAAAGCTATTACCGGGTTTCAACATGACGCCAAAAGCGACCGCATACACCTTGCCGACCTGCATAAGTGCCTGGCAGATGCTTACAAAGAAAAACGGCAGTTCGACCGGGCCGAAACCCATTATCTGACGGCCTGGCAGATTGTTGAGCAGATGAAAGCATCACTATCGAGCAAAGGCTATTTGACCAACGATATCGGAAGTTTATATAACAGCCTCAACAAACCGGCACAAGCGTTACCCTATTTGCGTCGATCAGTGCAGTACTGGGCGCAGCTCAATGCGCCACTGCCCCAGTCCGACGCACTGGCCGATCTGGCAAATACGTATCTGATGATGAATGAGTACGACAATGCCATTAATGCCGCAAAGGAAGCGTTAACCAAAAATCAGACGGTTTTAGTGACGCGGCAGATGGCGTACTCGGTGCTGGTTCGGGCCTACGAGCGGCAGCAGGACTGGAAAAATGCGTTTGCATACCAGCAATTGTACAACGAAACAAAACAGCAGCGGCAGGAAGCGGTCAACCAAACCGAAAGCCTGCGGATAAAAGCCCGTTATGAGCGCGAACGGCTCGAAACAACCCACCGGCAGGAGCAGCTTATGCAGCAGCAGCGGTACCAGACGCTGGCTAAACAGGCCGAGATCGACCGGCTCAACAGTATGGTGCAGGCCAACGAATTACGCCGGACCGCCCAGACCAACGCGCTCAAACACCAGCTCGAAACCCAGCAACTCAAAGCCCAGTCGGCGCAAAAGCAAAGCGTACAGCAAAGCACAATCAGGCAGTTGAAAATCAATCAGTTACGCTTGGGCTTACAGGCGCAGGAACGGCAGAAAAAACAACTCTTCGCAGGGCTGGCAATTATCAGTCTGCTCGGGCTGCTGCTGCTCTATTATAGCCTTCGGCTTCGGCGCAGTAACCTGGCGTTGCGGATAAAAAACCGCGAAATCGAACAGGCACTGCTGCGCGGGCAAACCATCGAGCGCAGGCGCGTAGCCAGCGAACTACACGATCAGGTAAGCAGCCTGCTCGGCGCCACGAAGATGACGTTTCAGACTATCGACGCCGATACGCTGCCCCCACGCGAGAAAAAGCTGTATGAAAACAGCCTGAACCTGCTCAACGACGCCGTGGCGCGGGTGCGGCAGTTGTCGCACAACCTCATTCCCGAACAACTGCTTCAGCAAAACCTCGCCACTTCGCTCAAAAGCCTGCTGAAGCAAATGAACACGGCTGGCAAAACCCGGTTTTCGCTAACCTGCGACCTCGCCGATGTGCGCCCGCTTTTGCCCGAAGTTACTTTTCACCTCTACGTGATCTGTCTGGAACTCTGCACGAACGTATTGCGGCACGCCGATGCTACGCACGCTAACCTGCACCTGAGCGGGCAAAATGGCTGGCTCACACTGCAACTCAACGACAATGGCATTGGACTGAACCCGGATGCCGACGCAGGCATGGGGCTGCAAAGCATTCGCGACCGGGCGAAGGCAATTGGCGGGCAGTTCTGGCTCGAAGCGGGCGAAAGTGGAGGTACGCAGGCCACCATTTCGCTGCCGGTAGAGCAGCCTGTTTTAACGTAG
- a CDS encoding energy transducer TonB, with protein MKRIALATAYLTVTSLLAWGQTSANLTSDDLSSTHHSEPADAFAPLNNDASFPGGHLALQDYLQSIDLYPYQARQAQVEGTVKVRFRVQPNGYLIDVRVTQSHGQLLDQAALQTIEQMPRWYPAHRNGMSVAQAIELPITFRLD; from the coding sequence ATGAAACGAATCGCTTTAGCCACCGCTTACTTAACGGTAACGAGCCTGCTGGCTTGGGGCCAGACATCGGCTAATCTGACCTCCGACGACCTGTCGTCAACTCACCATTCTGAACCAGCCGACGCGTTTGCTCCGCTGAATAATGATGCTTCTTTTCCGGGTGGTCATCTGGCTCTGCAAGATTACCTGCAAAGCATCGATCTGTACCCCTACCAGGCCCGTCAGGCGCAGGTAGAAGGCACGGTGAAAGTGCGCTTTCGGGTGCAACCCAACGGCTATCTTATCGACGTCCGCGTAACCCAGTCGCACGGGCAATTGCTCGATCAGGCGGCTTTGCAAACGATTGAGCAGATGCCCCGCTGGTATCCGGCCCACCGCAACGGCATGAGCGTGGCGCAGGCTATTGAACTACCTATTACGTTTCGTCTTGACTAA